A region from the Sorex araneus isolate mSorAra2 chromosome 6, mSorAra2.pri, whole genome shotgun sequence genome encodes:
- the LOC101550817 gene encoding olfactory receptor 4P4-like codes for MENLNNVTEFILLGLSQKMEIEVLCFLLFVVCYLAILVGNLLVMVSITCSQLIHQPMYFFLSYLSLSDLCYTSTVTPKLIIDLLAEKKTISYNGCMTQLFTMHFFGGIEVFILTGMAYDRYVAICKPLHYTVIMSRPRCEAMLAASCVGGFLHSFGQFLLAVFLPYCGPNEIDHYFCDVYPLLKLACTDTRKIGLLVIANSGLMGLVTFVVLLISYAVILYTVRSYSAENRRKALSTCTSHVTVVVLFFAPLLFIYIRPATTLPEDKVFALFYTIIAPMLNPLIYTLRNTEMKNAIKKLWCRILGIKVVS; via the coding sequence ATGGAAAATTTGAATAATGTCACAGAATTCATTCTCTTAGGGCTGTCTCAGAAAATGGAAATAGAAGTCCTCTGCTTTTTACTCTTCGTAGTGTGCTACCTGGCCATTTTGGTTGGAAACTTGCTCGTCATGGTCTCCATCACCTGCAGCCAGCTAATTCACCAGCCTATGTATTTCTTCCTGAGTTACCTGTCCCTCTCAGACCTTTGCTACACATCCACGGTGACTCCCAAGTTAATCATTGACCTCCTGGCAGAAAAGAAGACAATTTCCTATAACGGCTGCATGACACAACTCTTCACCATGCACTTCTTTGGGGGCATTGAAGTCTTCATCCTCACGgggatggcctatgaccgctacgtggccatctgcaaGCCCTTGCACTACACGGTCATCATGAGCAGGCCCAGGTGTGAGGCCATGCTTGCTGCGTCCTGTGTTGGTGGCTTCCTGCATTCCTTTGGTCAGTTTCTCCTGGCCGTCTTTCTACCCTACTGTGGCCCCAATGAAATCGATCACTACTTCTGCGATGTCTACCCTTTGCTAAAACTGGCTTGCACGGACACGAGGAAAATTGGACTCCTGGTCATTGCTAATTCTGGCCTCATGGGCCTGGTCACTTTCGTGGTCCTGTTAATATCTTACGCTGTGATCTTATACACCGTCAGGTCCTACTCTGCGGAAAATCGCCGCAAAGCTCTGTCCACCTGCACTTCGCACGTCACCGTGGTCGTCCTCTTTTTCGCTCCGttacttttcatttatattaGACCTGCGACGACTCTGCCAGAAGACAAAGTGTTTGCTCTTTTTTACACCATCATTGCTCCCATGCTCAACCCTCTGATATATACACTAAGAAACACGGAGATGAAAAATGCTATAAAGAAGCTATGGTGCCGGATCCTAGGAATAAAGGTAGTCAGTTGA
- the LOC101550556 gene encoding olfactory receptor 4P4-like: MENKNNVTEFVLLGLSQNKKIKNVCFLLFSFCYIVIWLGNVIIMISITCSQLIDQPMYFFLNYLALSDLCYTSTVTPKLVTDLLAESNTISYTGCMAQLFAMHFFGGIEVFILTVMAYDHYVAICKPLHYTVIMNRQKCYAMVISCCAGAFFHSFAQCLLIVHLPFCGPNEIDHYFCDAYPLLKLACMDTYRVGILVVANSGMMGLVVFVVLMLSYILILYTIRAYPAESRSKALSTCSSHVTVVVLFFVPVLFIYIRPAVTFPEDKVFALFYTIIAPMFNPLIYTLRNMEMKKAMQKVWCKKMFLVRR; encoded by the coding sequence ATGGAAAATAAGAATAATGTCACCGAGTTTGTTCTATTGGGACTTTCCCAGAATAAGAAAATCAAAAATGTGTGTTTTCTCCTATTCTCATTCTGTTACATAGTTATTTGGTTGGGAAATGTGATTATAATGATTTCTATCACCTGTAGCCAGCTAATTGATCAACCTATGTACTTCTTTCTTAATTACCTTGCTCTCTCAGATTTGTGTTACACCTCAACAGTGACACCCAAGCTAGTTACCGATTTGCTGGCAGAAAGTAACACAATTTCTTACACTGGCTGTATGGCACAGCTTTTTGCCATGCACTTCTTTGGGGGGATTGAGGTTTTTATCCTAacagtgatggcctatgaccactACGTGGCCATCTGTAAGCCCCTACACTACACTGTCATTATGAACAGGCAGAAGTGTTATGCTATGGTCATCTCTTGCTGTGCGGGGGCATTTTTTCATTCCTTTGCTCAGTGTCTCCTCATTGTCCACCTACCTTTCTGTGGCCCTAATGAAATAGACCACTATTTCTGTGATGCCTATCCTTTACTGAAACTGGCTTGCATGGATACATACAGAGTTGGGATCTTAGTAGTTGCTAATTCAGGCATGATGGGTCTGGTGGTCTTCGTGGTTTTAATGCTCTCTTACATTCTGATTTTATACACAATCAGGGCGTACCCTGCGGAAAGTCGAAGCAAAGCCCTTTCCACTTGCAGTTCTCATGTTACAGTTGTGGTTCTGTTCTTTGTACCTGTCCTCTTCATTTACATTAGGCCAGCTGTAACTTTTCCAGAGGATAAAGTGTTTGCCCTTTTCTATACCATCATTGCCCCCATGTTCAACCCCCTGATTTACACACTCAGAAACATGGAGATGAAGAAAGCTATGCAGAAAGTGTGGTGCAAGAAAATGTTTTTGGTCAGAAGGTAA